A window of the Amycolatopsis solani genome harbors these coding sequences:
- a CDS encoding carbohydrate ABC transporter permease translates to MTARRRTGGWVYAVLAGVLGASVFPLYWSFVVATRDNSAIGEAAPVLVPGGHLVENVRRVFDTVDFWLAIGNSLIVAGTVMAANVVLASLAGFAFARLRFRGRNTLFLLVVGSAMVPAQLGVIPLYLVVGDLGWYGRLEAVIVPALVSAFSVFWMRQACENAISADLVDAATVDGCSVLRTYWHVAVPALRAPAAVLAMLTFMATWNDYFWPLVVLDPNETPTVQVALSRLASGYYTDYALMLTGATVGVVPVIALFLLLGRYIVKGILKGAPV, encoded by the coding sequence GTGACCGCGCGGCGCCGCACGGGCGGCTGGGTGTACGCGGTGCTGGCCGGCGTGCTCGGCGCGTCCGTCTTCCCGCTGTACTGGTCGTTCGTCGTGGCCACGCGCGACAACTCGGCCATCGGGGAGGCGGCGCCGGTGCTGGTGCCGGGCGGGCACCTCGTCGAAAACGTGCGCCGCGTCTTCGACACCGTCGACTTCTGGCTCGCCATCGGCAATTCGCTGATCGTCGCGGGCACCGTGATGGCGGCCAACGTCGTGCTGGCGAGCCTCGCCGGGTTCGCCTTCGCACGGCTGCGCTTCCGCGGCCGCAACACGCTGTTCCTGCTGGTCGTCGGCTCGGCCATGGTGCCGGCGCAGCTCGGCGTCATCCCGCTGTACCTCGTCGTCGGCGACCTCGGCTGGTACGGGCGGCTGGAAGCGGTGATCGTGCCGGCGCTGGTCAGCGCGTTCAGCGTGTTCTGGATGCGCCAGGCCTGCGAGAACGCGATCAGCGCCGACCTCGTCGACGCGGCCACCGTCGACGGCTGCTCGGTCCTGCGCACCTACTGGCACGTCGCGGTGCCCGCGTTGAGGGCGCCCGCCGCGGTGCTCGCGATGCTCACGTTCATGGCCACGTGGAACGACTACTTCTGGCCGCTCGTGGTACTCGACCCCAACGAAACACCGACCGTGCAGGTGGCCCTGTCGCGGCTGGCGAGCGGCTACTACACCGACTACGCGCTGATGCTGACCGGCGCGACCGTCGGCGTCGTGCCGGTCATCGCGTTGTTCCTGCTGCTGGGGCGGTACATCGTCAAGGGAATCCTGAAAGGGGCACCAGTGTGA
- a CDS encoding GH1 family beta-glucosidase produces the protein MTGPEFPAGFLWGAATASYQVEGGAGEGGRGPSIWDTFAATDGKVLGGATGDVACDHYHRYPEDVGLLADLGLNAYRFSVAWPRVMPDGRTKSAAGLAFYDRLVDELLSRDVVPVLTLYHWDLPQALEDEGGWPARDTASRFADYAAVVHDALGDRVNQWTTVNEPFCAAFLGYGSGVHAPGVQDHDTALVAAHHLLLGHGLATRALTDQARPGHEFSLALNFAPAIPDGDSPAHREAARKFDGIHNRFFLDPVLGKGYPADVMADVEHHGGRFAAAVRDGDTDVIAAAIDWLGVNYYAPARVTPLADPLGPGNCPLPGLRGLDVLPAPPPLTAFGWEQAPGSLTGLLRWIDERSGGLPLVVAENGASFVDEVVDGRVHDADRVTYFAEHLAAVRDAIRAGADVRGYFAWSLLDNFEWAMGYSQRFGLVHVDFETQQRTVKDSGRFLGRVAKANALGAPADGVGDAGA, from the coding sequence GTGACCGGACCCGAATTCCCGGCGGGGTTCCTGTGGGGCGCGGCGACCGCGTCGTACCAGGTGGAAGGCGGGGCGGGCGAAGGCGGCCGCGGACCGTCCATCTGGGACACGTTCGCGGCCACCGACGGCAAGGTGCTCGGCGGCGCGACCGGCGACGTCGCCTGCGACCACTACCACCGCTACCCCGAAGACGTCGGCCTGCTGGCGGACCTCGGCCTGAACGCCTACCGCTTCTCGGTCGCCTGGCCACGCGTGATGCCGGACGGGCGCACGAAGTCCGCGGCCGGGCTCGCTTTCTACGACCGGCTGGTCGACGAGCTGCTGAGCCGCGACGTCGTCCCGGTGCTCACGCTCTACCACTGGGACCTGCCGCAGGCGCTGGAGGACGAGGGCGGCTGGCCGGCGCGCGACACGGCCTCGCGGTTCGCCGACTACGCGGCGGTCGTGCACGACGCGCTCGGCGACCGCGTGAACCAGTGGACGACGGTCAACGAGCCGTTCTGCGCGGCTTTCCTCGGCTACGGCAGCGGGGTGCACGCACCCGGCGTCCAGGATCACGACACCGCGCTGGTCGCGGCGCACCACCTGCTGCTCGGGCACGGCCTGGCGACACGCGCGCTCACCGACCAGGCGCGCCCGGGTCACGAGTTCTCGCTGGCGCTCAACTTCGCCCCGGCGATCCCGGACGGCGACAGCCCGGCCCACCGCGAAGCGGCGCGGAAGTTCGACGGGATCCACAACCGGTTCTTCCTGGACCCGGTACTGGGCAAGGGATATCCGGCCGACGTGATGGCCGACGTCGAGCACCACGGCGGCCGGTTCGCCGCGGCCGTGCGCGACGGCGACACCGACGTCATCGCGGCGGCGATCGACTGGCTGGGCGTGAACTACTACGCCCCCGCGCGCGTCACCCCGCTCGCCGACCCGCTGGGCCCGGGCAACTGCCCCCTGCCCGGCTTGCGCGGCCTGGACGTGCTGCCCGCGCCGCCGCCGCTGACGGCGTTCGGCTGGGAGCAGGCGCCGGGCTCGCTGACCGGCTTGCTGCGGTGGATCGACGAACGGTCCGGCGGGCTCCCGCTGGTCGTGGCCGAAAACGGCGCGTCCTTCGTGGACGAGGTGGTCGACGGCCGCGTCCACGACGCCGACCGCGTCACCTACTTCGCCGAGCACCTGGCCGCTGTCCGCGACGCGATCCGCGCGGGCGCCGACGTCCGCGGGTACTTCGCCTGGTCGCTGCTCGACAACTTCGAGTGGGCGATGGGGTACTCGCAGCGCTTCGGCCTGGTGCACGTCGACTTCGAGACCCAGCAGCGGACCGTCAAGGACTCAGGCCGCTTCCTCGGCCGGGTCGCGAAGGCCAACGCGTTAGGTGCGCCGGCGGACGGCGTCGGCGACGCCGGAGCGTGA
- a CDS encoding BTAD domain-containing putative transcriptional regulator: MPGDADTGLRVGVLGPLRAWRGAAEIGLGPARQRAVFAVLAVNAGRPVPRAELIAGVWGDSAPASVEGSVHTYVSGLRRALEPDRSRWSAASLLVSDPAGYSLLLDEDALDAAVFERHRERARGHLDQGDPRAAVAELDAALALWQGEALSGVPGGFAERHREYLAELRLNTLERRAEAVLALGGHLDLAPELAVLAGEHPLRESLRESLMLALYRSGRHADALDVFRDARATLVEELGVEPGPALRQLHQRILAQDPGLDAPAAPVVVTGHRLFGREAETRTLAELLADVRGGRGRAVWIEGEAGIGKSELLAGSLPDGPGYQRLIAAADELSTRFPLQVILECLAIDVHSADPRRARVAQELAGEGPVRRSWGPADPVLGAVDRLLALVDELCAHSPQVLVIDDLQWADEASVLVWHRLCAATRQLPLLLVAATRPAPDRAELAQLRRGVQARDGVVLDLAPLTGEDVGRLIEDRIGAPPGPGLRELAARGAGNPLYVKEMVDVLLRAGAVEVSGGEADVDDPAEFEAPSSLVAAVDRRLDFLTARTQEVLRWGALLGMEFAVGDVAAVLGSRPSDLLEPLEEAVAANVLIDTGTQLAFRHPLLRQALYDRLPGATRAALHRQAAEALAGIGAPVKRVAEQLVAAPATVDEWVLDWLAAHHAAVSNRAPLIAVELLERALAAGAGPRREVLLVALVKVLFRLERNPETQAQQAIEVATDPDAVEEMRHVAAALRHRRGDTEGAVATLAGVVDDPAVPELWRVKHRQLLANFRRGDLSDLDAAEKAARETKSLAGGDRYVTAHALQTLWLVDSVRREHDRALGHVDAAIEAVGDEHELADLHLDLLDNRVFTLQNLDRLAEAGDALRAAGEVAARHALPVGLQVSAAVHRYWEGRWDEALVELDTVIEDGPAITFYGLREPGPAALLLHGVAALIAGRRDDRAQAAAHLDAAEEYAPATGAERESFDFLLVADALAAEQRGDRVRALTVLEPILNPTYAAMMLRHQWLPAFVRLAMEQDDPVRARRALDVCEEEAAKERRPARAYAAASWCRGLIEEDPAAVLATAEHFRAVGRRPELAAALEDAAVLLARAGRLDAAQAAFEEAAELYTALSARWDLRRAETRLRRLGVRRGAVFSPIRPGHGWESLTPIEVRIAGLVAEGRSNPDIAAELSLPRRTVQAHVARLLGKLETPSRSGVADAVRRRT; this comes from the coding sequence ATGCCAGGGGATGCGGACACCGGCCTGCGGGTCGGTGTGCTCGGCCCGCTGCGGGCCTGGCGCGGGGCGGCCGAAATCGGCCTCGGCCCCGCGCGTCAGCGTGCCGTCTTCGCCGTGCTCGCGGTCAACGCCGGGCGCCCGGTCCCCCGCGCCGAGCTGATCGCCGGCGTCTGGGGCGATTCCGCGCCCGCGAGCGTCGAGGGCAGCGTCCACACCTACGTCTCGGGGTTGCGCCGCGCGCTCGAACCGGACCGGTCGCGCTGGTCGGCGGCCAGTCTCCTGGTGTCGGATCCGGCCGGGTACTCGCTGCTGCTCGACGAAGACGCGCTGGACGCCGCCGTGTTCGAACGGCACCGCGAGCGTGCGCGGGGGCACCTCGACCAAGGCGATCCGCGGGCCGCCGTCGCCGAACTCGATGCCGCGCTCGCGCTCTGGCAGGGTGAAGCGCTTTCCGGGGTGCCGGGCGGGTTCGCCGAGCGGCACCGCGAGTACCTGGCCGAACTGCGGCTGAACACCCTGGAACGGCGGGCCGAAGCCGTGCTCGCCCTCGGCGGGCACCTCGACCTGGCGCCGGAGCTGGCCGTCCTGGCCGGTGAGCACCCGCTGCGGGAGTCCCTGCGCGAGTCGCTCATGCTCGCCCTCTACCGCAGCGGGCGGCACGCCGACGCCCTCGACGTCTTCCGTGACGCCCGCGCCACGCTCGTCGAGGAGCTCGGGGTCGAGCCCGGCCCGGCGCTGCGGCAGCTGCACCAGCGGATCCTCGCCCAGGACCCCGGGCTCGACGCGCCCGCGGCGCCGGTCGTGGTCACCGGGCACCGGCTGTTCGGGCGGGAAGCCGAAACCAGAACCCTCGCCGAACTCCTCGCCGACGTCCGCGGCGGGCGCGGGCGGGCCGTCTGGATCGAGGGCGAGGCGGGGATCGGCAAGTCCGAGCTGCTCGCCGGTTCGCTGCCGGACGGCCCCGGCTACCAGCGGCTCATCGCCGCCGCGGACGAGCTGAGCACCCGGTTCCCGCTGCAGGTCATCCTGGAGTGCCTGGCGATCGACGTGCACTCGGCCGACCCGCGGCGCGCGCGGGTGGCGCAGGAACTCGCCGGTGAAGGCCCGGTACGGCGCAGCTGGGGCCCGGCCGACCCGGTGCTCGGCGCCGTCGACCGGCTGCTGGCCCTGGTCGACGAACTCTGCGCGCACTCGCCGCAGGTGCTGGTGATCGACGACCTCCAGTGGGCGGACGAGGCTTCCGTGCTGGTCTGGCACCGGCTCTGCGCGGCGACCCGCCAGCTGCCGCTGCTGCTGGTGGCCGCGACCCGCCCGGCGCCGGACCGCGCCGAGCTCGCCCAGCTGCGCCGCGGGGTCCAGGCGCGCGACGGCGTCGTCCTCGACCTCGCGCCGCTGACCGGCGAGGACGTCGGCAGGCTGATCGAGGACCGGATCGGGGCGCCGCCGGGACCGGGGTTGCGCGAGCTGGCCGCTCGTGGCGCCGGGAACCCGTTGTACGTCAAGGAAATGGTCGACGTCCTGCTGCGGGCGGGTGCGGTCGAGGTGAGCGGCGGCGAGGCCGACGTCGACGACCCGGCCGAGTTCGAGGCCCCCAGCTCGCTCGTCGCCGCGGTCGATCGGCGGCTCGACTTCCTCACCGCGCGGACGCAGGAAGTGCTGCGCTGGGGTGCGTTGCTGGGCATGGAATTCGCGGTCGGCGACGTCGCCGCGGTGCTCGGCTCACGGCCGTCGGACCTGCTGGAGCCGCTCGAAGAAGCGGTCGCGGCGAACGTCCTCATCGACACCGGGACGCAGCTCGCGTTCCGGCATCCCCTGCTGCGCCAAGCGCTCTACGACCGGTTGCCGGGCGCGACTCGGGCGGCACTGCACCGGCAAGCCGCGGAAGCGCTCGCCGGGATCGGCGCACCGGTGAAGCGGGTTGCCGAGCAGCTGGTGGCCGCACCGGCCACAGTGGACGAATGGGTGCTCGACTGGCTCGCCGCGCACCACGCGGCCGTGTCCAACCGGGCGCCGCTGATCGCCGTCGAGCTTTTGGAGCGGGCACTGGCCGCCGGGGCGGGCCCGCGCCGGGAAGTGCTGCTCGTCGCGCTCGTCAAGGTGCTGTTCCGGCTGGAACGCAACCCGGAAACCCAAGCGCAGCAGGCCATCGAGGTCGCCACCGACCCGGACGCCGTCGAGGAGATGCGGCACGTGGCCGCGGCGCTGCGGCACCGCCGCGGCGACACCGAAGGCGCGGTCGCCACGCTGGCCGGAGTGGTCGACGACCCGGCCGTGCCCGAGCTGTGGCGGGTCAAGCACCGCCAGCTGCTGGCCAACTTCCGGCGTGGCGATCTGTCCGATTTGGACGCCGCGGAAAAGGCGGCGCGCGAGACGAAGTCGCTCGCCGGCGGCGACCGGTACGTGACCGCGCACGCGCTGCAGACGTTGTGGCTGGTCGATTCCGTGCGCCGCGAGCACGACCGCGCGCTCGGCCACGTCGACGCGGCGATCGAGGCCGTCGGCGACGAGCACGAGCTGGCCGACCTGCACCTCGACCTGCTCGACAACCGCGTCTTCACGCTGCAGAACCTCGACCGCCTCGCCGAGGCGGGCGACGCCCTGCGCGCGGCGGGGGAAGTCGCGGCTCGGCACGCACTGCCGGTCGGGCTGCAGGTGTCCGCCGCGGTGCACCGGTACTGGGAAGGCCGCTGGGACGAGGCACTGGTCGAGCTGGACACGGTCATCGAAGACGGCCCGGCGATCACCTTCTACGGCCTGCGCGAGCCCGGCCCGGCCGCGCTGCTGCTGCACGGCGTCGCGGCGCTGATCGCGGGCCGCCGCGACGACCGGGCCCAAGCCGCGGCCCACCTCGACGCGGCGGAGGAGTACGCCCCGGCGACCGGCGCCGAGCGCGAGAGCTTCGACTTCCTGCTGGTCGCCGACGCCCTCGCGGCCGAGCAGCGCGGCGACCGCGTGCGCGCGCTGACCGTCCTCGAGCCCATCCTGAACCCGACGTACGCGGCGATGATGCTGCGGCACCAGTGGCTGCCGGCGTTCGTGCGGCTGGCGATGGAGCAGGACGACCCGGTCCGCGCCCGCCGCGCCCTCGACGTCTGCGAAGAAGAAGCGGCGAAGGAACGGCGTCCGGCACGGGCGTACGCGGCGGCGTCGTGGTGCCGCGGACTGATCGAGGAGGACCCGGCCGCGGTGCTGGCCACGGCGGAGCACTTCCGGGCCGTCGGCCGCCGCCCGGAACTGGCGGCGGCGCTGGAGGACGCGGCCGTGCTGCTGGCCCGCGCGGGCCGGCTCGACGCGGCGCAGGCGGCGTTCGAGGAGGCCGCCGAGCTCTACACGGCGTTGTCCGCGCGCTGGGACCTGCGCCGCGCGGAAACCCGCCTGCGCCGCCTCGGCGTCCGCCGCGGCGCGGTGTTCTCCCCGATCCGGCCTGGGCACGGCTGGGAGTCGCTCACGCCGATCGAGGTCCGCATCGCCGGCCTGGTCGCCGAAGGCCGGTCCAACCCGGACATCGCGGCCGAGCTGTCGCTGCCACGACGGACGGTCCAGGCGCACGTGGCCCGGTTGCTGGGCAAGCTGGAGACGCCCTCACGCTCCGGCGTCGCCGACGCCGTCCGCCGGCGCACCTAA
- a CDS encoding BTAD domain-containing putative transcriptional regulator yields MSAADGSAPRLQLLGPVKAWRGELELDLGSAHRRTVLAALAVNPNRTVSREELIDAVWGEAPPQSAQGSIYTYVSGLRRALEPGRAKGEGPQLLASIGSGYSLRLDAGAIDVHRFDALREQALRKQAAGDLRGAREALEEALGLWHGVPLSGLPGPFAAAQRARLTEVRLATVERRAEVVLESGGHAELVAELTALTREHPFRETLRGLLMRALVRADRRTEAIAVYDDVRDKLVESSGTEPGPALRRLYDQLREKPAAAPEPKPAPPARPARLPVSAMPDRAELFLGREAELARLREAVDGLGAGIGRSVWIEGEPGSGRTALLAELLAMAADLQPAFAAADSLDQRFALRPLLDALGVHHGAAGHRAALAARLSAQPAEDAVDGLLALVRELCAEAPLVLVVDDLHWADDATLGIWRYLSRETRQLPLLLVGACRPVPRPAALDDLRAELDNDDTTILALPPLTDGAARELATELVGAPPGPGLQLLVSYAAGNPRYTREIVETLLTQSMIVLDGVHAHLDGNSCQSIPAPLGSRITLYLSFLSSGTRDTLRWAAMLGREFSLSDIAVATERPPTALVGAVDEAIASGVLVESGDRLAFRHPLVRRVLYEKTPAAMRVALHRQLAEAFAAAGAPAVRVAEQLAAAPAQVDPWVTTWLLEHIGTVATETPRMAVDLLRHAVTQGTLPPDARETLTATLARLLFWLGREPEAEARSVVARTADSRRAAEMRWILAYVYYRRGDFAEATAELKRTLDDTDVPEMWRGRHESLLATLERLGEGTALAPAGLHPLDDAALSVPKLDSLEEAAEPLDAARRIAATRAVPGEMHLAGAVHYYWLGRWPRALEELDAVIRDGAETASYVLRSPGSTLLVHGVGALIAGHRGDPDQARTHLDAAERQQWPPGLEPDGGDFLLAARALLAEQEGRPEAALVALLPLLEENYPPAARHQWLPDLVRLALRLGEPQRAHQALRLLDLEDAPPAHAAAAAHCRGLVTGDPEPVLTAAGHYRAAGRLLKQAKATEDAAILLAESEQLTEARTAFRAALTAYTGMGAVWDVRRAESRMQPFGIRRAHAVRSRAAAGE; encoded by the coding sequence ATGTCGGCTGCGGACGGCTCCGCACCGAGACTCCAGCTGCTCGGCCCGGTCAAAGCATGGCGCGGCGAACTGGAGCTCGATCTCGGCTCCGCGCACCGGCGGACGGTCCTCGCCGCGCTGGCGGTGAACCCGAACCGCACGGTCTCGCGCGAGGAGCTGATCGACGCCGTCTGGGGCGAAGCGCCGCCGCAGAGCGCGCAGGGTTCCATCTACACCTACGTCTCCGGCCTGCGGCGCGCGCTCGAACCCGGCCGCGCCAAGGGCGAGGGCCCGCAGCTGCTCGCGTCGATCGGGTCCGGCTACTCCCTGCGCCTCGACGCCGGGGCGATCGACGTCCACCGGTTCGACGCACTGCGCGAACAGGCGCTGCGCAAGCAGGCGGCCGGGGATCTCCGCGGCGCCCGCGAGGCCCTCGAGGAGGCGCTCGGGCTCTGGCACGGCGTTCCGCTGTCCGGCCTGCCGGGGCCGTTCGCCGCCGCCCAGCGCGCGCGGCTCACCGAGGTGCGGCTCGCGACGGTCGAGCGGCGGGCCGAGGTCGTCCTGGAGTCGGGCGGGCACGCCGAGCTCGTCGCCGAGCTGACCGCGCTGACCCGCGAGCACCCGTTCCGCGAAACGCTGCGCGGGCTCCTCATGCGGGCCCTGGTCCGGGCGGACCGGCGGACCGAGGCGATCGCGGTGTACGACGACGTCCGGGACAAGCTCGTCGAGTCCTCCGGCACCGAGCCCGGCCCGGCGCTGCGGCGGCTGTACGACCAGCTGCGGGAAAAGCCCGCGGCCGCCCCGGAACCGAAGCCCGCGCCGCCCGCGCGCCCGGCGCGGCTCCCGGTCTCGGCGATGCCCGACCGGGCCGAGCTCTTCCTCGGCCGGGAAGCCGAGCTGGCCCGGCTCCGCGAAGCCGTCGACGGGCTGGGCGCGGGGATCGGCCGGTCGGTGTGGATCGAAGGCGAGCCCGGCAGCGGCCGGACGGCGCTGCTGGCCGAACTGCTCGCCATGGCCGCGGACCTCCAGCCCGCTTTCGCCGCCGCCGACTCGCTCGACCAGCGCTTCGCCCTGCGCCCGCTGCTCGACGCGCTGGGCGTGCACCACGGGGCCGCGGGGCACCGCGCCGCGCTGGCCGCCCGGCTTTCCGCGCAGCCGGCCGAAGACGCCGTCGACGGCCTCCTCGCGCTGGTGCGCGAGCTGTGCGCGGAAGCGCCGCTGGTGCTCGTGGTCGACGACCTGCACTGGGCCGACGACGCCACCCTCGGGATCTGGCGGTACCTGAGCCGGGAGACCCGGCAGCTGCCGCTGCTGCTCGTCGGCGCCTGCCGCCCGGTGCCACGACCGGCCGCGCTCGACGACCTGCGGGCTGAGCTTGACAACGATGACACGACCATCCTGGCGCTGCCGCCGCTGACCGACGGCGCCGCCCGGGAACTGGCCACCGAGCTGGTCGGAGCGCCCCCTGGGCCGGGGCTGCAGCTGCTGGTGTCCTACGCGGCCGGCAACCCGCGCTACACCAGGGAAATCGTCGAGACGCTGCTGACCCAGTCGATGATCGTGCTCGACGGCGTCCACGCGCACCTCGACGGCAACTCGTGCCAGAGCATCCCGGCGCCGCTGGGGTCGCGGATCACGCTGTACCTGAGCTTCCTCTCCAGCGGCACGCGCGACACCCTGCGCTGGGCCGCGATGCTGGGGCGCGAGTTCTCGCTGTCGGACATCGCCGTGGCCACCGAACGGCCGCCGACGGCGCTGGTCGGCGCGGTGGACGAGGCGATCGCGTCCGGGGTGCTCGTCGAATCGGGCGACCGGCTGGCGTTCCGGCACCCGCTGGTGCGCCGGGTGCTCTACGAAAAGACCCCGGCGGCGATGCGCGTGGCGCTGCACCGGCAGCTGGCCGAGGCGTTCGCCGCGGCGGGGGCGCCCGCCGTCCGGGTCGCCGAACAGCTCGCCGCCGCGCCCGCGCAGGTCGACCCGTGGGTGACGACGTGGCTGCTCGAGCACATCGGGACGGTCGCCACCGAGACCCCGCGGATGGCCGTGGACCTGCTGCGCCACGCCGTCACGCAGGGCACGCTGCCGCCGGACGCGCGGGAGACGCTGACCGCGACCCTGGCCCGGCTGCTGTTCTGGCTCGGCCGGGAGCCCGAGGCCGAGGCGCGGTCGGTGGTGGCGCGGACGGCCGACAGCAGGCGCGCGGCCGAGATGCGCTGGATCCTGGCCTACGTCTACTACCGCCGCGGTGACTTCGCCGAGGCGACCGCCGAGCTGAAGCGGACCCTCGACGACACCGACGTCCCGGAGATGTGGCGCGGGCGGCACGAGTCGCTGCTCGCCACGCTGGAGCGCCTCGGCGAGGGAACGGCGCTGGCGCCCGCCGGGTTGCACCCGCTGGACGACGCGGCGCTGTCCGTGCCGAAGCTCGACAGCCTCGAGGAAGCCGCGGAGCCGCTCGACGCCGCCCGCCGGATCGCCGCGACCCGCGCGGTACCGGGCGAGATGCACCTGGCCGGCGCGGTGCACTACTACTGGCTGGGCCGCTGGCCCCGAGCCCTCGAAGAGCTGGACGCGGTGATCCGCGACGGCGCGGAAACGGCGTCGTACGTGCTGCGCAGCCCCGGATCGACACTGCTGGTGCACGGCGTCGGCGCGCTGATCGCCGGACACCGCGGCGACCCGGACCAGGCCAGGACGCACCTCGACGCGGCCGAGCGCCAGCAGTGGCCGCCCGGCCTCGAGCCCGACGGCGGCGACTTCCTGCTCGCGGCCCGCGCGTTGCTGGCCGAGCAGGAGGGCCGTCCGGAGGCGGCGCTGGTCGCGCTCCTGCCGCTGCTGGAGGAGAACTACCCGCCCGCCGCCCGCCACCAGTGGCTCCCGGACCTGGTCCGGCTCGCGCTGCGGCTCGGCGAACCGCAACGCGCCCACCAGGCCCTGCGCCTGCTCGACCTCGAGGACGCCCCACCGGCCCACGCGGCGGCGGCCGCGCACTGCCGCGGCCTGGTGACCGGCGACCCCGAGCCGGTGCTCACCGCGGCCGGCCACTACCGCGCGGCCGGCCGGCTGCTGAAGCAGGCGAAGGCGACCGAGGACGCGGCGATCCTGCTGGCCGAATCGGAGCAGCTGACCGAGGCGCGCACGGCGTTCCGCGCCGCGCTGACGGCGTACACCGGGATGGGCGCGGTGTGGGACGTCCGCCGGGCGGAGAGCCGCATGCAGCCGTTCGGCATCCGGCGGGCCCACGCGGTCCGCTCCCGCGCCGCCGCCGGCGAGTGA
- a CDS encoding WXG100 family type VII secretion target: MATAATTDEMRRAAARFAHTIEAARSRLRDVNSEMALVQASWRGEDAVRFGQAMTDWEQEFDVILSRLARLLETTGGGPVPRQREP; the protein is encoded by the coding sequence ATGGCCACAGCCGCGACGACGGACGAGATGCGGCGGGCGGCCGCCCGCTTCGCGCACACCATCGAAGCGGCCCGCTCCCGGCTCCGCGACGTCAACAGCGAGATGGCACTCGTGCAGGCGTCGTGGCGCGGCGAGGACGCGGTGCGCTTCGGCCAGGCGATGACCGATTGGGAGCAGGAGTTCGACGTGATCCTTTCGCGGCTGGCCCGGCTGCTCGAGACGACGGGCGGCGGCCCGGTGCCGCGGCAGCGCGAGCCGTGA
- a CDS encoding WXG100 family type VII secretion target, with translation MTRQELEFSFAGLVLDRMGSITGELGELLAELEADVEPGLAGWTGAAQEEYLRAKREWARAAERMPECLVRARAAVGELETSSRA, from the coding sequence GTGACGCGCCAAGAGCTCGAGTTCAGCTTCGCCGGCCTCGTGCTCGACCGGATGGGGTCGATCACGGGTGAGCTCGGCGAGCTGCTCGCGGAGCTGGAGGCCGACGTCGAGCCGGGGCTGGCCGGCTGGACCGGCGCGGCCCAGGAGGAGTACCTGCGGGCCAAGCGCGAGTGGGCGCGGGCGGCCGAGCGGATGCCGGAGTGCCTGGTGCGGGCGCGGGCCGCGGTCGGGGAGCTGGAGACGTCTTCACGCGCGTGA
- a CDS encoding helix-turn-helix transcriptional regulator, with product MKPVEVTVLASDPITHAGAESLLESHPDVRVTDLVPDVLLVMEEHVTETVLGEIRAAKASHVVLVVEHFRESDLMAVLECGVVAILPRRETGGAELVTAVLAAGDGTANLPPRLQGALLSQVQRMRKDVLEPNGLTLSGLAARECDVLRLVAEGFGTEEIAAKLCYSERTVKNVLYGLMTRCGLNNRAHAVAYALRAGAI from the coding sequence ATGAAGCCCGTGGAAGTGACCGTCCTCGCCTCGGACCCGATCACGCACGCCGGCGCCGAGAGCTTGCTGGAGTCGCATCCGGACGTCCGGGTGACCGACCTGGTGCCGGACGTCCTGCTGGTGATGGAGGAGCACGTCACCGAGACCGTGCTGGGCGAGATCCGCGCGGCCAAGGCGTCGCACGTGGTGCTGGTCGTCGAGCACTTCCGCGAGAGCGACCTGATGGCGGTGCTGGAGTGCGGGGTCGTGGCGATCCTGCCGCGGCGGGAAACGGGCGGCGCCGAGCTGGTGACGGCGGTCCTCGCCGCGGGCGACGGCACGGCCAACCTGCCGCCGCGGCTGCAGGGTGCGCTGCTTTCGCAGGTCCAGCGGATGCGCAAGGACGTCCTGGAGCCGAACGGGCTCACGCTGTCCGGGCTCGCCGCGCGCGAGTGCGACGTCCTGCGCCTGGTCGCCGAGGGCTTCGGGACCGAGGAGATCGCCGCGAAGCTGTGCTACTCCGAGCGGACGGTGAAGAACGTCCTCTACGGCCTGATGACCCGCTGCGGCCTCAACAACCGTGCGCACGCCGTCGCCTACGCGTTGCGAGCGGGCGCTATCTGA